The Methylotenera sp. G11 genome includes a window with the following:
- a CDS encoding ankyrin repeat domain-containing protein: MNFLRVVLAALVLSFSFNAMAAKALTDEESVDFAQAIGEGNLKVVKKYVEAGVDLNVSYFAWPPLLMAASKNQFELVKYFVEHGADIDYAHPVNKLTAFHHAAYNNNEEMVKYLAAKGADVNKKMRGDVSLIRAMTDLGNEKMVTLLKSLGVNDDGCMEEKCL, translated from the coding sequence ATGAATTTTTTAAGAGTTGTATTAGCAGCATTAGTGTTAAGTTTTTCATTCAATGCCATGGCAGCCAAAGCCCTGACGGATGAAGAATCCGTTGATTTTGCGCAGGCGATCGGTGAGGGTAATCTCAAGGTTGTAAAAAAATATGTTGAAGCCGGTGTGGATCTTAATGTGAGCTATTTTGCATGGCCGCCGCTGTTGATGGCCGCATCCAAGAACCAGTTCGAACTAGTGAAATACTTCGTTGAGCATGGCGCTGATATTGATTACGCCCATCCCGTCAACAAACTGACTGCTTTCCACCATGCTGCTTACAATAACAATGAGGAAATGGTGAAATACCTTGCAGCTAAAGGCGCAGATGTGAATAAAAAAATGCGTGGCGATGTCAGCCTGATCCGCGCCATGACAGATCTGGGTAATGAAAAAATGGTCACACTGCTTAAATCATTAGGTGTTAACGATGACGGCTGTATGGAAGAGAAGTGTCTGTAA
- a CDS encoding c-type cytochrome — MKKTIASAAIIGLFSPMIANAADIASASDVHIRSLAASCAACHGTQGNAVSGNNGADSIPALAGVQKADIIAQLTAFKSGERPATVMQRHAKGLTSDEITALAEYFSRLAPKTPVTLKSQKLQADHAN, encoded by the coding sequence TTGAAAAAAACGATCGCATCAGCAGCAATCATCGGGCTTTTCAGCCCGATGATTGCAAATGCGGCAGATATTGCATCGGCATCCGATGTACATATTCGCAGCCTGGCAGCCTCCTGCGCTGCCTGCCATGGCACACAAGGTAATGCGGTATCCGGCAATAACGGTGCGGATTCCATTCCTGCGCTTGCCGGAGTTCAAAAAGCTGACATCATCGCCCAATTAACGGCATTCAAATCAGGTGAGCGTCCTGCCACCGTCATGCAGCGTCATGCCAAAGGCCTGACTTCAGACGAAATCACAGCCTTGGCTGAATATTTCTCCAGGTTGGCGCCAAAAACGCCGGTCACTTTAAAATCACAGAAATTGCAGGCAGACCATGCAAACTGA